A genomic region of Gemmata massiliana contains the following coding sequences:
- a CDS encoding TIGR03067 domain-containing protein, with the protein MRRTLGTGLVVALLVLATGCGKKADPPRSESLEGTWLLVQLEAGGAVQDKYVSAMPEGEKTIKITANQLTFPGGNKDAPLSYTLDSSKSPNEIDMNGTNPNGQSEKMYGVCKLEGDKLTICAAKSENPADRPKEFKTSATVQALLMVFEKK; encoded by the coding sequence ATGCGTCGAACTTTGGGCACCGGGCTAGTGGTTGCGCTCCTCGTGCTCGCGACCGGGTGTGGTAAAAAAGCCGATCCGCCACGCAGCGAGAGCCTCGAAGGCACGTGGCTCCTCGTCCAGTTGGAAGCCGGTGGCGCGGTCCAGGACAAGTACGTCAGCGCGATGCCGGAAGGGGAAAAGACGATCAAAATCACCGCGAACCAGTTAACGTTCCCCGGGGGCAATAAGGACGCGCCACTGAGCTACACGCTCGATTCCTCGAAAAGCCCTAACGAAATCGACATGAACGGAACGAACCCGAACGGCCAATCCGAAAAGATGTACGGTGTCTGTAAGCTCGAAGGCGACAAGCTCACGATCTGCGCCGCGAAATCCGAAAACCCCGCGGACCGCCCGAAAGAGTTCAAAACCTCCGCAACCGTTCAAGCGCTGCTCATGGTTTTTGAGAAGAAGTAG
- a CDS encoding DUF1559 family PulG-like putative transporter, with the protein MYLRSRSRYLGRGAPPTRAFTLIELLVVIAIIAILIGLLLPAVQKVREAAARMKCSNNLKQISLGNMNYESSNGTFIPGVSRTGCCWGTWQVPILPFIEQDNIFKIYTNFGGLDNTGVRYAAGGNAEVANKRIPTFTCPSDVQGTVGSITQHNYVLNAGNTSLYQSQIPIGCTGGSVTSTTCTSFGGAPFGWYEDPATLAAGGDSSPVDYGAGNASLGRCGRPRKITEITDGTSNTLMGSEVCQGQGGSDYRGFSWWGGAAGFTAYSQPNSTDPDVLTGAGCNSTPPNAPCTTTSTASRPRMQVARSRHTNGVTVGMCDGSVRFIPNSISLITWRALSTSQGGEVIGNDG; encoded by the coding sequence ATGTACCTCCGGTCCCGTTCTCGTTACCTCGGTCGCGGGGCGCCCCCGACTCGCGCGTTCACGCTGATCGAACTGTTGGTGGTGATCGCGATTATTGCGATCCTGATCGGGCTGCTGTTGCCGGCCGTACAAAAGGTGCGCGAGGCCGCTGCGCGTATGAAGTGCAGCAACAATCTCAAGCAGATCAGCCTCGGGAACATGAACTACGAGAGCTCGAACGGCACGTTCATCCCCGGCGTCAGCCGAACGGGGTGCTGCTGGGGCACCTGGCAGGTTCCGATCCTGCCGTTCATCGAGCAGGACAACATCTTCAAGATCTACACGAACTTCGGCGGGTTGGATAACACCGGCGTGCGCTACGCGGCCGGTGGAAACGCGGAGGTCGCGAACAAGCGAATCCCGACGTTCACCTGTCCGAGCGATGTCCAAGGCACGGTTGGGTCCATTACGCAACACAACTACGTGCTGAACGCTGGGAACACCAGCCTCTACCAGTCGCAGATTCCGATCGGGTGTACCGGTGGGTCGGTCACCAGCACCACCTGCACGAGCTTCGGCGGCGCCCCATTCGGGTGGTACGAAGACCCCGCGACCCTGGCCGCGGGCGGAGACTCTTCGCCCGTGGATTACGGCGCCGGTAATGCGTCCCTCGGGCGCTGCGGGCGCCCGCGCAAGATCACCGAGATCACCGACGGGACGAGCAACACGCTGATGGGCTCGGAAGTGTGCCAGGGCCAGGGCGGGAGCGACTACCGCGGGTTCTCGTGGTGGGGCGGGGCCGCCGGCTTCACCGCGTACAGCCAGCCGAACAGCACCGACCCCGACGTGCTGACCGGGGCCGGGTGCAACAGCACGCCCCCGAACGCGCCCTGCACCACCACCTCCACGGCCTCGCGCCCGCGCATGCAGGTGGCCCGCAGCCGGCACACTAACGGCGTCACCGTGGGCATGTGCGACGGGAGCGTCCGTTTCATACCGAACTCGATCAGTCTGATTACGTGGCGCGCCCTGAGCACCTCCCAGGGCGGTGAAGTCATTGGTAACGACGGGTGA
- a CDS encoding 3-oxoacyl-[acyl-carrier-protein] synthase III C-terminal domain-containing protein, with amino-acid sequence MQRRCFITSVGQFLPGEPVTNEQMEARLGQIGPKPSGLRERVLRQNRIEQRYYAIDSNQHTTHTNAQMAAHAVRDAIAHGTLDLKDVRLLVAATSQGDLPLPGFASMVHGELDMPPCEVATIHGICASSVVALRHAALAVGSGEVPNAVCVASEFASRLLKASRFRAQGYGEGKRLPFETEFLRWMLSDGAGALLLANEPAPAGLSLEIETIALKSYASQFPPCMFVGNRDEVLADPQVGWLDHADYETASRAGAINLHQSTELLTDVVRLCVNGVFELIEEGKLDPKGVDWWVTHYSSHLFREQANELFVRGGLTIDPERVFTNLYTSGNVGSASFPLMLGDLFRSGKLEPGQRIVCIVPESGRFMFGYVILRVVGSASPDVRLTAVAPTVSEPPDIKTSGSPLEESLVRQLAGVWTAFETRLNRVPIVAKMFDGRVTLQDYRDLLFNLRQQVIDGSRWISRAASNVTREHFPIRSAFISHSRDEHRDFEMIERDYVSVGGSAEEIRAGQKNIGSTALSEYILSRASRENPFDLIGAMFIIEGLGRRVAARWAELIRTQLNLDPRQVSFLAYHSASDDVHFERLDAAVQSGILTEKLVDEIVTAAKVVARLYVLQLEEIGNF; translated from the coding sequence GTGCAACGCCGCTGCTTCATCACCTCGGTCGGGCAGTTTCTCCCCGGCGAACCGGTCACGAACGAACAGATGGAAGCGCGATTGGGACAAATCGGCCCCAAGCCCTCGGGCCTGCGCGAGCGCGTGCTGCGTCAGAACAGGATCGAGCAGCGTTACTACGCGATCGACAGCAACCAGCACACGACGCACACCAACGCTCAAATGGCGGCTCACGCTGTCCGCGACGCGATCGCTCACGGCACGCTCGACCTGAAGGACGTGCGACTCCTCGTTGCGGCCACTTCGCAGGGCGACTTACCGCTCCCCGGCTTCGCGAGCATGGTCCACGGCGAACTCGACATGCCACCGTGTGAGGTCGCCACGATCCACGGCATCTGCGCGAGCAGCGTCGTCGCGCTGCGGCACGCCGCGCTCGCCGTCGGGTCGGGTGAGGTGCCCAACGCGGTGTGCGTCGCCAGTGAGTTCGCTAGCCGGTTGCTCAAAGCGTCTCGCTTTCGCGCCCAGGGGTACGGCGAAGGTAAGCGCCTGCCCTTCGAGACGGAGTTCCTGCGGTGGATGCTCTCGGATGGTGCGGGGGCGCTCCTCCTGGCGAATGAACCGGCCCCCGCTGGCCTGTCGCTCGAAATCGAGACGATCGCGCTGAAATCCTACGCGAGCCAGTTCCCGCCGTGCATGTTCGTCGGTAACCGCGACGAGGTACTCGCCGACCCGCAAGTCGGCTGGCTGGACCACGCAGACTACGAAACGGCGTCGCGGGCGGGGGCGATTAACCTGCACCAGAGCACCGAGCTACTCACCGACGTGGTGCGATTGTGCGTGAACGGCGTGTTCGAGTTGATCGAGGAGGGCAAACTCGACCCGAAAGGTGTCGACTGGTGGGTTACGCACTACTCGTCGCACCTGTTCCGCGAGCAGGCGAACGAGCTGTTCGTTCGAGGCGGGTTGACGATCGATCCCGAGCGCGTGTTCACAAACCTCTACACGAGCGGAAACGTCGGTTCCGCGTCGTTCCCGCTGATGCTCGGCGACCTCTTCCGCAGCGGGAAACTGGAACCCGGTCAGCGCATCGTGTGCATCGTGCCCGAGAGCGGCCGGTTCATGTTCGGCTATGTGATCCTGCGCGTCGTCGGAAGCGCTAGCCCCGATGTGCGCCTAACTGCTGTCGCTCCCACCGTTTCTGAGCCGCCCGACATCAAAACTAGTGGTTCGCCCCTCGAAGAGTCACTGGTGCGGCAACTCGCGGGGGTGTGGACCGCGTTCGAGACGCGCCTGAACCGCGTGCCGATCGTGGCGAAGATGTTCGACGGGCGCGTGACACTTCAAGACTACCGCGATCTGCTGTTCAACTTGCGGCAGCAGGTGATCGACGGGTCGCGGTGGATCTCGCGGGCCGCGTCGAACGTGACGCGCGAGCACTTCCCGATCCGTTCCGCGTTTATCAGCCACTCGCGCGACGAACACCGCGACTTCGAGATGATCGAGCGTGATTACGTATCGGTGGGCGGAAGCGCTGAGGAGATCCGCGCGGGCCAGAAGAACATCGGCAGCACGGCGCTTTCGGAATACATCCTGAGCCGCGCGAGCCGCGAGAACCCGTTCGACCTGATCGGCGCGATGTTTATCATTGAGGGTTTGGGGCGCCGGGTGGCCGCGCGCTGGGCCGAACTGATCCGCACCCAGTTGAACCTCGACCCGCGCCAAGTATCGTTCCTCGCGTACCACTCCGCGAGCGACGACGTCCACTTCGAGCGCCTCGACGCCGCGGTGCAGTCCGGCATCCTGACCGAAAAGCTGGTCGACGAGATCGTGACGGCCGCCAAGGTGGTGGCCCGGCTGTACGTTCTGCAACTCGAAGAGATCGGGAACTTCTAA
- a CDS encoding DUF6999 family protein, which produces MPSTDATQKLQSIKHNPLDPNPWLALYMDTSVPLHAVAKANFLVDVASTSRQWFLPMIRPFCRLTICGFKVLKTVMPRFLTSSWLLHHSIYWGLKWFVSPYANYLVMRHFHIGTELLQFIAKNAKGVNMEFVGLRPEKLHDLTQNVFLQHDLNIFNFIIEINRQLNEQELELQPKGELDFSCITDGEFPIEDMPHGWFNLIDLESAIEMYTPMYQLLLTDSDFWRACNSLQLDETIALYATTLLNDHRYLGLVNNKHPIVPSSTLGAAHRLMLHGLAAEFLHAFLVRQKRVRENKADAVKQDRPPQ; this is translated from the coding sequence ATGCCGTCCACCGACGCGACGCAGAAACTCCAGAGCATCAAGCACAACCCGCTCGACCCGAACCCGTGGCTCGCGCTCTACATGGACACGAGCGTGCCGCTCCACGCGGTCGCGAAGGCGAACTTCCTAGTGGACGTGGCCTCCACGTCGCGCCAGTGGTTCCTGCCGATGATCCGGCCGTTCTGCCGGCTCACGATCTGCGGGTTCAAGGTGCTGAAAACGGTAATGCCGCGGTTCCTCACGTCGTCGTGGTTGCTGCACCACTCGATTTACTGGGGGCTGAAGTGGTTCGTGTCGCCCTACGCGAACTACCTCGTGATGCGCCACTTCCACATTGGCACGGAGCTGCTCCAGTTCATCGCGAAGAACGCGAAGGGCGTGAACATGGAGTTCGTGGGGCTGCGCCCGGAGAAACTACACGACCTGACACAGAACGTGTTCCTGCAACACGACTTGAACATCTTCAACTTTATCATTGAGATCAACCGGCAACTCAACGAACAGGAGTTGGAGCTCCAACCGAAGGGCGAACTCGACTTCAGTTGCATCACCGACGGCGAGTTCCCGATCGAGGACATGCCGCACGGCTGGTTCAACCTCATTGATCTCGAATCGGCGATTGAGATGTACACGCCGATGTACCAACTGCTCCTGACCGACAGTGATTTCTGGCGCGCGTGCAACTCGCTCCAACTGGACGAGACGATCGCGCTCTACGCGACCACTCTCCTGAACGACCACCGGTACTTGGGGCTGGTAAACAATAAGCACCCGATCGTCCCGAGTTCCACGCTCGGCGCGGCCCACCGCCTCATGCTCCACGGCCTCGCGGCCGAATTCCTGCACGCCTTCTTGGTCCGTCAGAAGCGCGTGCGCGAGAACAAGGCCGACGCCGTGAAGCAGGACCGACCACCGCAGTAG
- a CDS encoding Gfo/Idh/MocA family protein, protein MSTKKVRFAVVGTGWFAQEAILPAFPNAENAKLAAIVSGDPVKQKEVGEQYDVPAYGYEQYGDLLESGTIDAVYIALPNSMHKEYTVRAAKEHIHVLCEKPMAATAAECRAMIDACNDTGVKLMIAYRLHFESANLIAIEHIKSGKIGEPRVFNSVFTQQVQEGNTRLEADLAGHPLMDIGIYCINAARYLFQDDPIEVAAFSASNRETRFREVPELVTAVMRFPKERLATFTCGFGEANVSEYRVVGTTGNLGMELAYTFRGDITMRLTDKEGKTKEARFPERDQVGAEIAYFSDCILNNREPEPNGLEGLIDLTIIEAIEKSCATGRAVRLNPAPSKPRPSLKQEYKLPKLEAPELVNAASPGG, encoded by the coding sequence ATGAGCACGAAAAAGGTGCGGTTCGCGGTGGTCGGGACCGGGTGGTTTGCACAAGAGGCTATTCTGCCTGCGTTTCCGAACGCGGAGAACGCGAAACTCGCCGCCATAGTTTCCGGTGACCCGGTGAAACAGAAGGAGGTCGGTGAACAGTACGATGTCCCAGCTTACGGGTACGAGCAGTACGGCGACTTGCTCGAGAGCGGTACTATCGACGCGGTGTACATCGCGCTGCCCAACTCCATGCACAAGGAGTACACGGTTCGGGCCGCAAAAGAGCACATTCATGTGCTCTGCGAGAAGCCGATGGCCGCAACCGCGGCCGAGTGCCGCGCGATGATCGACGCCTGTAACGACACCGGCGTGAAGCTAATGATCGCGTACCGGCTGCACTTCGAGTCCGCGAACCTCATCGCCATCGAACACATCAAGAGCGGCAAGATCGGCGAACCACGTGTGTTCAACTCGGTATTCACCCAACAGGTGCAAGAGGGGAACACGCGACTCGAAGCGGACCTCGCCGGTCACCCACTCATGGACATCGGGATCTACTGTATCAACGCCGCCCGCTACCTGTTCCAGGACGACCCTATCGAAGTCGCAGCGTTCAGTGCGAGCAACCGCGAAACACGGTTCCGCGAGGTGCCGGAACTGGTGACCGCGGTGATGCGGTTCCCGAAGGAGCGGCTCGCGACGTTCACCTGCGGGTTCGGCGAAGCCAACGTGTCCGAATACCGTGTCGTCGGTACGACAGGCAACCTGGGAATGGAACTCGCCTACACGTTCCGCGGCGACATCACCATGCGCCTCACGGATAAAGAGGGCAAAACGAAGGAAGCGCGGTTCCCGGAACGCGACCAAGTTGGGGCCGAAATCGCATATTTCTCCGACTGCATTTTGAACAACCGCGAACCGGAACCGAACGGCCTTGAAGGGTTGATCGACCTCACCATCATCGAGGCCATCGAGAAGTCGTGCGCGACCGGCCGCGCGGTCCGACTCAACCCGGCGCCCTCCAAACCGCGCCCGTCGCTCAAGCAGGAGTACAAGCTACCGAAGCTCGAAGCGCCGGAGTTGGTCAACGCCGCCTCCCCGGGTGGCTAA
- a CDS encoding PSD1 and planctomycete cytochrome C domain-containing protein yields the protein MRISTSLRAALFVVVFALAARAVPAPVADTSNTQSKDKGQEKVDPDHVAKMAKGTDLFKTSVRAVLQAKCVRCHSGERLEGGFDMNTRELAMKGGERGAALVPGDHKKSLLYQLTAHQKEPHMPYERAKLADADIAKIAEWIDLGAPYDKPFIAIDETAWTKKVIPAEGKKHWAYQPLLKDIKKPKPDTKNPIDGFVLAKLEAAGIKPNPVTDKRTLIRRAYLGLIGLPPTPEQVGAFLKDETPQAYAKVIDGLLASPHFGEKQARHWLDLVRFAESHGFEHDYDRPTAYHYRDFVIKALNADLPFDTFAKWQLAGDEIAPNDPLAMMATGYLAAGVHSTQITKNEVEKHRYDELDDVLANVGTTFLGLTIGCARCHDHKFDAIPARDYYRMLAAFTTTVRTEVDLDLDPQGYLKAKAAFDANHKQFTDALAKFEKEQLPVRFAAWEKEKNGKVIPTDAWMLPKIAASKSAGGATLATQPDGSVLLSGKNPITETLTFEVTTTLESIKSLRLEALAHPSFVKSGPGRAANGNFALSDIRVLAEALEQKESQPAVRVKLTSPRATFEQKGLGVANAIDDNVTTAWAVDPQFGKDHAAAFAFEKPVGFSGGTKLTITLAFNNNTGHGIGRPRISLSASEKPDLIGSATSEIVRTALARSADKRTPEQTAAVLAWYAPQDAEFQKLEKAERDHLATAPKPSKVKTLVSSEGLPAIRLHTQGEDFLKETHFLRRGDPAQKSGVASVAFLQTLMPEPEAQTKWVKPAPAGSRLSYQRTAFANWMTDAENGAGHLVARVIVNRLWAQHFGKGLVTTTSDFGVRGEPPSHLELLDFLASELIRNGWKLKPIHKLIVTSAAYQQSSARDEEKARLDPDNKFVWRQPVRRLQAEVIRDSILAVGGRLNTTMYGPGTLSEESPRRSIYFTMKRSKLIPSLVVFDAPDGTTGVGDRPSTTVAPQALHLMNNPHVRAAAYGLAKRATADSKASDTDAVTLAYKLALCREPTKDELADATAFLKGHTGTARETAMADLCQVLFCLNEFLYVE from the coding sequence ATGCGCATTTCGACCTCTCTCCGCGCTGCACTTTTCGTAGTCGTGTTCGCTCTCGCCGCTCGCGCCGTACCCGCCCCGGTCGCCGATACCTCCAACACGCAATCCAAGGACAAGGGCCAGGAAAAGGTCGATCCGGACCACGTCGCGAAGATGGCGAAGGGGACGGACCTCTTCAAAACGAGCGTGCGCGCCGTGCTCCAGGCGAAGTGCGTGAGGTGTCACAGCGGGGAGCGCTTAGAGGGCGGGTTCGACATGAACACGCGCGAACTCGCGATGAAGGGCGGCGAGCGCGGGGCCGCACTCGTGCCCGGGGACCACAAAAAGAGCCTTCTGTACCAACTCACGGCGCACCAGAAAGAACCGCACATGCCTTACGAGCGGGCCAAGCTCGCAGACGCGGATATCGCCAAAATTGCGGAGTGGATCGACTTAGGCGCGCCCTACGACAAGCCGTTCATCGCGATTGATGAAACCGCGTGGACCAAGAAGGTCATACCCGCAGAGGGGAAAAAGCACTGGGCCTATCAGCCGCTTTTGAAGGACATCAAGAAACCCAAGCCGGACACAAAGAACCCGATCGACGGGTTCGTGCTCGCGAAGCTCGAAGCAGCGGGCATCAAACCGAACCCCGTGACCGACAAACGAACCCTGATTCGCCGTGCCTATCTCGGCCTCATCGGGCTGCCGCCGACGCCGGAACAGGTCGGTGCGTTCCTGAAGGACGAAACGCCCCAAGCCTACGCGAAGGTCATCGACGGGTTGCTCGCGTCCCCGCACTTCGGCGAGAAGCAGGCGCGGCACTGGCTCGACCTCGTGCGGTTCGCCGAGAGCCACGGCTTCGAGCACGACTACGACCGCCCCACCGCGTACCACTACCGCGACTTCGTGATTAAGGCCCTGAACGCCGATCTGCCGTTCGACACGTTCGCGAAGTGGCAACTCGCAGGGGACGAGATCGCCCCGAATGACCCACTCGCGATGATGGCGACCGGTTACCTTGCGGCCGGGGTTCACAGCACACAGATCACGAAAAACGAGGTCGAAAAGCACCGGTACGACGAACTTGACGACGTGCTCGCGAACGTCGGCACCACGTTCCTGGGGCTCACTATCGGCTGCGCCCGGTGCCACGACCACAAGTTCGACGCGATCCCCGCACGCGACTACTACCGGATGCTCGCGGCGTTCACCACGACTGTCCGCACCGAAGTGGATCTCGACCTCGATCCACAAGGTTATCTGAAGGCAAAAGCGGCTTTCGATGCGAACCACAAGCAGTTCACAGACGCGCTCGCGAAATTCGAGAAGGAACAACTGCCGGTGCGATTCGCGGCCTGGGAAAAGGAAAAGAACGGTAAAGTCATTCCCACGGATGCCTGGATGTTGCCGAAGATCGCGGCGAGTAAGTCTGCAGGCGGAGCGACGCTCGCCACACAACCCGATGGTAGCGTGTTGCTCTCGGGCAAAAACCCGATCACCGAAACGTTGACCTTTGAGGTGACTACCACTCTGGAAAGCATCAAGTCCCTGCGACTCGAAGCACTCGCGCACCCGTCGTTCGTGAAAAGTGGTCCGGGACGGGCTGCGAACGGCAATTTCGCGCTATCCGACATCCGCGTGCTTGCTGAGGCGCTCGAACAGAAGGAATCGCAACCGGCGGTTCGCGTGAAGCTCACCAGTCCCCGCGCCACTTTCGAGCAAAAGGGCCTCGGAGTCGCGAACGCGATCGACGACAACGTGACGACCGCGTGGGCCGTCGATCCGCAGTTCGGCAAGGATCACGCTGCGGCGTTCGCGTTCGAGAAGCCGGTCGGTTTCTCGGGTGGAACGAAACTCACGATCACGCTGGCCTTCAACAACAACACGGGTCACGGAATCGGGCGCCCGCGCATCAGTTTGAGTGCGAGCGAGAAGCCCGACCTCATCGGTAGCGCGACGAGCGAAATCGTGCGCACGGCACTCGCACGTTCAGCCGATAAGCGAACTCCCGAACAAACCGCGGCCGTTTTAGCGTGGTACGCGCCCCAAGACGCGGAGTTCCAGAAGCTCGAAAAGGCCGAACGCGACCATCTCGCGACCGCGCCCAAACCCAGCAAGGTGAAGACTCTCGTATCGAGCGAGGGCCTCCCGGCGATCCGGCTCCACACTCAGGGCGAGGATTTCCTGAAGGAAACGCACTTCCTGCGCCGCGGCGATCCGGCCCAGAAGTCGGGCGTCGCATCGGTCGCGTTCCTGCAAACACTGATGCCCGAACCGGAGGCGCAAACCAAGTGGGTGAAGCCCGCGCCCGCGGGTTCGCGCCTCAGTTACCAGCGCACCGCGTTCGCGAACTGGATGACGGACGCGGAAAACGGGGCCGGGCACCTCGTCGCTCGCGTCATCGTGAACCGTCTCTGGGCGCAACACTTCGGTAAGGGGTTGGTTACCACGACGAGCGACTTCGGTGTTCGCGGGGAACCGCCCAGCCACCTGGAGTTGCTCGACTTCCTCGCCAGTGAACTCATCCGTAACGGTTGGAAGCTCAAGCCGATTCACAAGCTGATCGTGACGAGTGCCGCCTACCAACAAAGCTCCGCACGCGACGAGGAAAAGGCGCGTCTCGACCCGGACAACAAGTTCGTGTGGCGCCAGCCGGTGCGCCGGCTGCAAGCCGAAGTGATCCGCGACAGTATTCTGGCCGTCGGCGGGCGGCTCAACACAACCATGTACGGCCCCGGCACGCTGAGCGAAGAAAGCCCGCGACGCAGCATCTACTTCACTATGAAGCGGAGCAAGTTAATCCCGTCACTGGTAGTGTTCGACGCACCCGACGGCACCACAGGCGTCGGCGACCGACCGAGCACAACGGTCGCGCCCCAAGCTCTTCACCTGATGAACAACCCGCATGTGCGCGCGGCGGCCTACGGCCTCGCCAAGCGCGCAACGGCCGACAGCAAAGCCAGTGACACGGATGCAGTCACGCTGGCGTACAAGCTCGCCTTGTGCCGCGAACCAACGAAGGACGAACTCGCCGACGCGACCGCGTTCTTGAAGGGCCACACCGGAACTGCCCGCGAAACCGCAATGGCCGACCTGTGCCAGGTACTATTCTGCTTGAACGAGTTCTTGTACGTGGAGTGA
- a CDS encoding DUF1501 domain-containing protein, giving the protein MLDLPRWFASPEAAYPSRRAFLSRAGGGFGMLALADLLRAEEKSVARAEDPLAAKKPHFEAKAKSVIWLFMNGGPSQVDTWDYKPELEKRDGQELKGFDPNTGFFTGQVGPLMKSPFKFTKHGQCRKMVSDLFPHMAKHVDKMAFIHSLWSDSNNHSPALFKMNTGMARMGFPCVGSWVTYGMGSESRNLPAFCVMYDTLGRGIPKGHSLNWGAGFLPTVYQGTAFKPQGDPIDNLTRPTDITSERQRRQLDLLAKLNQKGMDKHPGEADWTARVESYELAYRMQMAAPDALDLSKETEETKKLYGIDNPKATHFAKQCLIARRLVEKGVRFVQIYSGGMENDLSWDGHNDIAKNHGGFAKETDQPIAALLEDLARKGLLDSTLVIWGGEFGRLPIVQKGNNGRDHNPHAITYWMAGGGVKGGTSYGASDEIGFKAAENRVSVNDFHATVLHLMGLDHKKLTYRHNGRDFRLTDVAGTVVKDILA; this is encoded by the coding sequence ATGCTCGACCTCCCCCGCTGGTTCGCGTCCCCGGAAGCCGCATACCCCTCTCGGCGCGCGTTCCTGAGTCGCGCCGGTGGCGGATTCGGTATGCTCGCGCTCGCCGACCTTCTGCGCGCGGAAGAAAAGTCTGTGGCCCGCGCAGAAGACCCGCTCGCGGCCAAGAAGCCGCACTTCGAGGCGAAGGCCAAGTCCGTCATTTGGTTGTTCATGAACGGTGGGCCGTCGCAGGTCGACACCTGGGACTACAAGCCCGAACTCGAAAAGCGCGACGGCCAGGAACTAAAGGGGTTCGACCCGAACACCGGGTTCTTCACCGGCCAAGTCGGGCCGCTCATGAAGTCACCGTTTAAGTTCACGAAGCACGGGCAGTGCAGGAAGATGGTCAGTGACCTGTTCCCGCACATGGCCAAGCACGTGGACAAGATGGCGTTCATTCACTCGCTCTGGAGCGACTCGAACAACCACTCCCCGGCGCTGTTCAAGATGAACACCGGCATGGCGCGCATGGGGTTCCCGTGCGTCGGGAGCTGGGTCACTTACGGTATGGGGAGCGAGAGCCGCAACTTGCCGGCGTTCTGCGTGATGTACGACACGCTCGGGCGCGGCATCCCGAAGGGCCACTCGCTGAACTGGGGCGCGGGCTTCTTGCCCACTGTGTACCAGGGCACCGCGTTCAAGCCGCAGGGCGATCCGATCGACAACCTCACGCGCCCGACCGACATCACTTCCGAGCGCCAGCGCAGGCAACTCGACCTGCTCGCGAAGCTGAATCAGAAGGGCATGGACAAGCACCCCGGCGAGGCCGACTGGACCGCGCGCGTCGAGTCCTACGAGCTCGCGTACCGGATGCAGATGGCCGCACCGGACGCGCTCGATCTGTCGAAGGAGACCGAGGAGACGAAGAAGCTCTACGGCATCGACAACCCGAAGGCGACGCACTTCGCGAAGCAGTGCCTCATCGCCCGGCGGTTGGTGGAAAAGGGCGTCCGCTTCGTGCAGATTTACAGCGGAGGCATGGAGAACGACCTGAGCTGGGACGGGCACAACGACATCGCGAAGAACCACGGCGGGTTCGCGAAGGAAACCGACCAACCCATCGCGGCGCTACTCGAAGACCTCGCGCGCAAGGGACTACTCGATAGCACGCTGGTCATCTGGGGCGGCGAGTTCGGTCGGCTTCCCATCGTTCAGAAGGGCAACAACGGGCGCGACCACAACCCGCACGCGATCACGTACTGGATGGCCGGTGGGGGAGTGAAGGGCGGTACGAGCTACGGCGCGAGCGACGAGATCGGCTTCAAGGCCGCAGAGAACCGCGTGAGCGTCAACGACTTCCACGCGACCGTGCTTCACCTGATGGGGCTCGATCACAAGAAGTTGACGTACCGCCACAACGGTCGTGACTTCCGGCTCACGGACGTGGCCGGCACCGTGGTGAAAGACATCTTGGCGTAG
- a CDS encoding acyl-CoA desaturase, producing MTPFFVPITWEAVGFGLLFYVVRMFGITGVYHRYFAHRAYKTSRWFQFVLAWIGCAAMQKGPLWWAGHHRHHHKHSDQEDDPHSPIVRTVWWAHVGWVISGRFRDAPALKDFEKYPELRILDTFFTWVPGLALAVLCYALADWSGVVWSFLVGTVLLYHATFLVNSACHLFGTRRYETTDQSKNCWWAAILTMGEGWHNNHHHYQSCARQGFKWWEIDMSYYIIRALGVVGLVWDIREPTEKALNSKTLAAEEVCAAD from the coding sequence GTGACGCCGTTCTTCGTGCCGATCACCTGGGAAGCCGTAGGGTTTGGGCTACTGTTCTACGTCGTGCGGATGTTCGGCATTACGGGCGTGTATCACCGGTACTTCGCGCACCGGGCCTACAAGACGAGCCGGTGGTTCCAGTTCGTGCTCGCGTGGATCGGCTGCGCCGCGATGCAGAAGGGGCCGCTCTGGTGGGCCGGGCACCACCGCCACCACCACAAGCACTCCGACCAAGAAGACGACCCACACTCGCCGATCGTCCGCACGGTGTGGTGGGCACACGTGGGCTGGGTGATCTCCGGCCGCTTTCGTGACGCCCCAGCACTGAAAGACTTCGAGAAGTATCCCGAACTGCGAATCCTGGACACGTTCTTCACGTGGGTGCCGGGTCTCGCGCTTGCGGTTCTGTGCTACGCCCTCGCCGACTGGAGCGGCGTGGTGTGGAGCTTCCTCGTTGGCACCGTGTTGCTGTACCACGCGACGTTCCTGGTGAACTCCGCGTGCCACCTGTTCGGGACGCGCCGGTACGAAACGACCGACCAGAGCAAGAACTGCTGGTGGGCCGCGATCCTGACGATGGGCGAGGGCTGGCACAACAATCACCACCACTACCAGAGCTGTGCCCGCCAGGGCTTCAAGTGGTGGGAGATCGACATGAGTTACTACATCATCCGCGCGCTGGGCGTGGTCGGGTTGGTGTGGGACATCCGCGAACCAACCGAAAAGGCACTGAACAGCAAAACGCTCGCGGCGGAAGAAGTGTGCGCCGCGGATTAG